A window from Mangifera indica cultivar Alphonso chromosome 2, CATAS_Mindica_2.1, whole genome shotgun sequence encodes these proteins:
- the LOC123208316 gene encoding probable aldo-keto reductase 3 isoform X3 has translation MATVKRIKLGSQGLEVSAQGLGCMGMTASYGPSKPEPEMIALIHHAINSGITFFDTSDVYGPHTNEILLGKVQYFSLFPYFLALKEGMRERVELATKFGINFADGKIEIHGDPAYVRAACEASLKRLDVDCIDLYYQHRIDSKVPIEVTIGELKKLVEEGKIKYIGLSEASASTIRRAHAVHPITAVQLEWSLWSRDVEEEIVPTCRELGIGIVAYSPLGRGFFSSGAKLLENISKDDFRRHLPRFQPENLDHNKKLFDCVNEMAAKKGCTTSQLALAWVHHQGDDVCPIPGTTKIENFNENIKALSVKLTPEEMVELESIAAADAVKGDRYMSGFATYKNSETPPLSSWKAS, from the exons ATGGCCACAGTGAAGAGAATCAAGCTTGGCTCACAAGGCCTGGAAGTTTCAGCTCAAGGATTAGGCTGCATGGGGATGACAGCATCCTACGGCCCTTCAAAACCTGAGCCTGAAATGATCGCTTTGATTCACCATGCCATCAACAGTGGCATCACTTTTTTTGACACTTCTGATGTGTATGGACCTCACACCAACGAAATTCTTCTCGGAAAggttcaatatttttctctcttccctTACTTTCTT GCTTTGAAGGAAGGGATGAGAGAAAGAGTTGAATTGGCCACTAAATTTGGTATCAACTTTGCAGATGGCAAGATAGAAATACATGGCGATCCGGCTTATGTGAGGGCTGCCTGTGAGGCTAGCTTGAAGCGGCTAGATGTCGATTGTATTGATCTTTACTACCAACATAGGATTGACAGTAAAGTTCCCATTGAAGTCACG attggggaACTCAAAAAACTTGTTGAAGAGGGCAAAATAAAGTATATAGGTCTATCTGAAGCATCTGCTTCAACAATTAGACGAGCTCATGCTGTTCATCCAATAACAGCTGTGCAGTTGGAATGGTCCTTATGGTCACGAGATGTGGAGGAAGAGATAGTTCCTACTTGCAG GGAACTTGGCATTGGGATTGTTGCATACAGTCCTCTCGGACGAGGATTCTTTTCATCAGGGGCTAAGTTGCTCGAAAACATTTCGAAAGATGATTTTAGACGG CATTTGCCTAGGTTCCAGCCTGAAAATCTGGATCATAACAAAAAGTTATTCGACTGTGTTAATGAAATGGCAGCGAAGAAAGGATGCACCACATCACAGCTTGCACTAGCCTGGGTTCATCACCAAGGAGATGATGTATGTCCGATTCCTGGAACCACCAAGATCGAAAACttcaatgaaaatatcaaagCATTGTCTGTGAAGCTAACTCCAGAAGAAATGGTTGAACTTGAATCCATTGCCGCAGCAGATGCTGTAAAGGGTGACCGATATATGAGTGGCTTTGCTACATACAAGAACTCGGAAACTCCTCCACTGTCTTCGTGGAAAGCTTCGTAA
- the LOC123208316 gene encoding probable aldo-keto reductase 3 isoform X1, whose translation MATVKRIKLGSQGLEVSAQGLGCMGMTASYGPSKPEPEMIALIHHAINSGITFFDTSDVYGPHTNEILLGKALKEGMRERVELATKFGINFADGKIEIHGDPAYVRAACEASLKRLDVDCIDLYYQHRIDSKVPIEVTIGELKKLVEEGKIKYIGLSEASASTIRRAHAVHPITAVQLEWSLWSRDVEEEIVPTCRELGIGIVAYSPLGRGFFSSGAKLLENISKDDFRRHLPRFQPENLDHNKKLFDCVNEMAAKKGCTTSQLALAWVHHQGDDVCPIPGTTKIENFNENIKALSVKLTPEEMVELESIAAADAVKGDRYMSGFATYKNSETPPLSSWKAS comes from the exons ATGGCCACAGTGAAGAGAATCAAGCTTGGCTCACAAGGCCTGGAAGTTTCAGCTCAAGGATTAGGCTGCATGGGGATGACAGCATCCTACGGCCCTTCAAAACCTGAGCCTGAAATGATCGCTTTGATTCACCATGCCATCAACAGTGGCATCACTTTTTTTGACACTTCTGATGTGTATGGACCTCACACCAACGAAATTCTTCTCGGAAAg GCTTTGAAGGAAGGGATGAGAGAAAGAGTTGAATTGGCCACTAAATTTGGTATCAACTTTGCAGATGGCAAGATAGAAATACATGGCGATCCGGCTTATGTGAGGGCTGCCTGTGAGGCTAGCTTGAAGCGGCTAGATGTCGATTGTATTGATCTTTACTACCAACATAGGATTGACAGTAAAGTTCCCATTGAAGTCACG attggggaACTCAAAAAACTTGTTGAAGAGGGCAAAATAAAGTATATAGGTCTATCTGAAGCATCTGCTTCAACAATTAGACGAGCTCATGCTGTTCATCCAATAACAGCTGTGCAGTTGGAATGGTCCTTATGGTCACGAGATGTGGAGGAAGAGATAGTTCCTACTTGCAG GGAACTTGGCATTGGGATTGTTGCATACAGTCCTCTCGGACGAGGATTCTTTTCATCAGGGGCTAAGTTGCTCGAAAACATTTCGAAAGATGATTTTAGACGG CATTTGCCTAGGTTCCAGCCTGAAAATCTGGATCATAACAAAAAGTTATTCGACTGTGTTAATGAAATGGCAGCGAAGAAAGGATGCACCACATCACAGCTTGCACTAGCCTGGGTTCATCACCAAGGAGATGATGTATGTCCGATTCCTGGAACCACCAAGATCGAAAACttcaatgaaaatatcaaagCATTGTCTGTGAAGCTAACTCCAGAAGAAATGGTTGAACTTGAATCCATTGCCGCAGCAGATGCTGTAAAGGGTGACCGATATATGAGTGGCTTTGCTACATACAAGAACTCGGAAACTCCTCCACTGTCTTCGTGGAAAGCTTCGTAA
- the LOC123208316 gene encoding probable aldo-keto reductase 2 isoform X2 encodes MATVKRIKLGSQGLEVSAQGLGCMGMTASYGPSKPEPEMIALIHHAINSGITFFDTSDVYGPHTNEILLGKIGELKKLVEEGKIKYIGLSEASASTIRRAHAVHPITAVQLEWSLWSRDVEEEIVPTCRELGIGIVAYSPLGRGFFSSGAKLLENISKDDFRRHLPRFQPENLDHNKKLFDCVNEMAAKKGCTTSQLALAWVHHQGDDVCPIPGTTKIENFNENIKALSVKLTPEEMVELESIAAADAVKGDRYMSGFATYKNSETPPLSSWKAS; translated from the exons ATGGCCACAGTGAAGAGAATCAAGCTTGGCTCACAAGGCCTGGAAGTTTCAGCTCAAGGATTAGGCTGCATGGGGATGACAGCATCCTACGGCCCTTCAAAACCTGAGCCTGAAATGATCGCTTTGATTCACCATGCCATCAACAGTGGCATCACTTTTTTTGACACTTCTGATGTGTATGGACCTCACACCAACGAAATTCTTCTCGGAAAg attggggaACTCAAAAAACTTGTTGAAGAGGGCAAAATAAAGTATATAGGTCTATCTGAAGCATCTGCTTCAACAATTAGACGAGCTCATGCTGTTCATCCAATAACAGCTGTGCAGTTGGAATGGTCCTTATGGTCACGAGATGTGGAGGAAGAGATAGTTCCTACTTGCAG GGAACTTGGCATTGGGATTGTTGCATACAGTCCTCTCGGACGAGGATTCTTTTCATCAGGGGCTAAGTTGCTCGAAAACATTTCGAAAGATGATTTTAGACGG CATTTGCCTAGGTTCCAGCCTGAAAATCTGGATCATAACAAAAAGTTATTCGACTGTGTTAATGAAATGGCAGCGAAGAAAGGATGCACCACATCACAGCTTGCACTAGCCTGGGTTCATCACCAAGGAGATGATGTATGTCCGATTCCTGGAACCACCAAGATCGAAAACttcaatgaaaatatcaaagCATTGTCTGTGAAGCTAACTCCAGAAGAAATGGTTGAACTTGAATCCATTGCCGCAGCAGATGCTGTAAAGGGTGACCGATATATGAGTGGCTTTGCTACATACAAGAACTCGGAAACTCCTCCACTGTCTTCGTGGAAAGCTTCGTAA